The Spirosoma sp. SC4-14 DNA window CTGAATGTTAGTCTGTTGTCGAATCAGGTTTAGTGTGTGCGTTAGTAAAGCACCACCTACACCCAATCCTTTTGCGGCAGGGTCAGTAAGTATCCAGCAGATGCGAGCCACATTTTTCCCTTCCAAACAGTAGTAGCCACAGGCACCAATTGGCTTTTCCTGGTAAGTGGCCACAAAATAGGGATCAGTATTGGTCCTTAAAAACTCTGCATATTCATCAACTTCATTAATCCCAAATGCACCAGGCACACTTTCCCGGAAAACCGTCAGCAATTGGTCGGTATCACTGGGGTTGAAAGGACGAATTTCCATAGTAGTAGCGTGAAATGAATCAGGATCTCCGGAAGCCAACGCAGGGGCATACGTTTTCGTTTGTCCATTTTGCAGATCGATCAACTGAATCCCGGATCGCTAAATTTGCGTATAATACGTGTAAATTCAGCATATTGAATGCGCTTCCTCTACCTACTCTTTTTTATTCCAGGTATTATAGTTGCCCAACCGAAAGGCTGGCAGGAACTTACGATAGCCAATGGCCTGTCGCAGGGCATGGTCTTCGATCTCAAACAGGACCAGAAAGGATTTATCTGGATTGCGACCAAAGATGGACTGAACCGCTATGATGGCTACAATTTTAAGGTTTTTACCAATGATCCCTACAACCCATATAGCATTTCGGACAATGCCTGTTCGGCGTTACTGATCGACCGGCACCATCGGCTCTGGATCGGTACGCTCAACAAGGGTCTTAATCTCTACGACGAGCGGACCCAGCGTTTTTATCACATTGCCATCCGCGATCAAAAAACACAGAGCGGGACTAGTTATGAGGTCAGAGTACTGACCGAAGATCCCGAAGGAAATATCTGGGTAGGCACTGGTGTAGGCCGACCGTTCAAAATCACCTTACCGGCTGCCCTCCAGCAGGCATTTCCCAATCAGCCCGATTTTACGAATCAGGTTCAGCTTACACCACTCCAGATTACCAGCGAACAATCAAATCGGCCCAATCTTTATTTTAGCTTTAAGCCCAATGGCGAAGGTCTTACGGGGCTCGACAACGGCATTTATTCCTTTCACTGGAAAAAGCCGACCAGCCTAACGAAACTCCGTTTATTTCAGAATCAGACATCTGACATTTTCGATTTTTACGAGGATGGCAGACACGATTTTCTGTTCATCAGTACCAGCCACCAGATCAAATGCTGGCATAAGGGTATTACGAAAACAATTGATTTTCCCGTCAGAAACGACCTGGGCGTTCAAATTAAACCCATCGACGCCAACACATTAGCCATTTCTACAGTTAGCCACCTCTGGCTCTTATCCCCTACGGAACTTTTTAGCAGAGATAGCCTGACCGTGCGGGATGCTTTCATGACCTTTCCACCAAATTTATATGCCATCACAAAACTGTTGCGCGACAAAACCGGCAACATCTGGGTAGGAACCAGTGGCTATGGCATCCGTAAGTTTAACCCACGAGTCAATCAGTTTCATTCATACCTGCCCCGAACCTCGCTCTCGCAACTCTACGTCGACAAGCAGGGGCGCACCTATGGCCGCTATCAGTTTGCCTACGGGCTCATTGACCGGCAATCGAACCGGCTACTCCCCTTTCTGGACGAAAAACTCCCCGAGGCCGACCGACGCCAACGCTATATCATACAGAGTCGGCAGGGGCTTTTCTGGGTGTCTAA harbors:
- a CDS encoding GNAT family N-acetyltransferase, with product MEIRPFNPSDTDQLLTVFRESVPGAFGINEVDEYAEFLRTNTDPYFVATYQEKPIGACGYYCLEGKNVARICWILTDPAAKGLGVGGALLTHTLNLIRQQTNIQQVECRTSQVAYRFFEKYGFRLHYTEPDMWAPGLDLYFMTLAL